ACAAGTGGTCTCATTTTTTTCTCATCCACATCCTCATCATCCTCCTCATGGAAAACAGAGGGAACAGTTGTTCGTTTTCCTGAGCCTATTAGACCAAACCCAAGTTTCCGAGCTGGAATATTGTTGTTCTGCTTGGTGTCTGAGGTTGCAACTGGCACCATATTAAGGTCATCAGCACTGCTGTTTCTAAAAATTCCATCTActgtcataaaaaataattttgtaattataAAGGACATACAACAGTAAAACaaccataataaataaaattcaaaaaCTAACCATTATTAATAGTGTTTCCAGAAACCTCAGTAGCTTGGACTGAAGCAATTTGCTTTATTTCAacaaaattctcttcttcttgcACAATAGGATTTTCATCCTCAATAATCATCTGATCAGGAGACCTTGAGTCAAGTTTTAATTGCTGCTCCTCCAATGCCCTCCTCTTAGCCTCAGcaatttcctcctcttctttcgatcTATCATCCAAATCCTCTTCCTTCTCCCGCTGCCTCTTTCTCCTTCTCTCCTCAAGTATAACACTCCTGCGTCTTCTTTTCCTTGAGTCATCATCGTCATCACCACTACTTTCCTCTTCCTGCCTCAAAATCTCTCTCCGACGTTCCCGTTCTCTTTCCTTCTCCCGTTCCTTCTCATACTGACGCTGGTACTCTTTTTCTCGCTCTCTAGATTCCCACTCCTTCAGACGGTCCTTGTACAATCGCTCAGCCTCCCTTACCTTCAATTCCCTTTCCCTCTCCCTTCtaactctctctctttctcgttcTCGCTCAACTCTCTCTAGCTCCCTTTCCTTATCCCGTTTCAAGTCACGCTCTCTATCTCTTTCTCTGCTCCTATCATGCCTCCTGGATTTATCAGGTGAACTGGTTTCAGGCTTGTCACTTTCAGTTCCAGGCTTGTTTTCACTTGTGGTTTCATCATCATTTTTATCTTCAGCAGCATCTGCATTAACACGTTTTCTTATTTGTTGCTAAAAGAATACCAACAAGGATAGCAAGTAACAGGAAATTCTCCAATTATACCAGCAAAACTACACATTAAACTAAACTTACCACTTCTGACAACATCAATATCAGAATCCCCATCCCTCGATTTGGAACCTACTTCACATGTCGACTTAGCAGACCCATCTATAGGCGGGGGAGGCAATGGTTTGTTCTTTAATCTCTCCTCTATCATATTTGTTAGCTTCTCTAGAGCTTCTCTGTCAGCCTCACGGTCTTCATCTGTGACGATACCAAATTTCTTGCTGCTATCCTGGTTTTCGTTATCCCCAGAATCTTCTGAATCTTTCTTGGTTCCTTCTTCAACTGGTTTTGCAGGATCTTGTGTTTCAGAACCTTCTTTACTATTACTTTCCTTTGTAGGACCTCCAGTTTCTGCTTCTTTaatcttctcccttttcttttcaACATATCGCTCAAGATATTCCCTGGTGGCTTGGTTTATATTCAGCTGAACATGTAAGAGATCACGTTAATCAATCAAACCAGGATTTAAATTATGGAGAACTAGAATGCATGAAAAATGCAAATCATGGGTATGAATGCGACAAGTCATGTATAAATCTTTGTAACTCATCCAGCACAACTCACACCACTTTAATAGTAAAGCACTGTAAATCCAACAAATCAACTACTAGTTTACTTCACGGCCACAAACTAAGCTCAAAAGTTATCATAATTTTAATCTCATACTAAATACTCAGCAACCTCTAACGAAGTTATACAAATCCATCCAAGTGAATGGACTCCAGCATGGAAGCAAATTCGCCATCTAAAACATAAATAGAATAAGACGCCATGACCATGTGCATGCTAGTTTGTTTTTTCAAGACCTTGAAAGAATTATAGAATTTAATCTAATTCGTGGATATTCTATAAAGATGCTAGAACCAAAACAAAACAAGGGAATATAAAGCAGCACACACATAAACACTAGCTTATATATTGCTTTTAaccttcttcatttactttagcactCACGCAAGAAACTGCTCCAGGAATTCAACAGGTCGGTTATAATAAAACAAGGGTCATCAAGTATTAGCTTATATGGAAGAATATATACACCAACAAATTCAAAATATCACATGTAGCTTTCAAATACAACAAAATAGTCCATCAAGCTAATTTCACTAAGAACATACATTTCTGGTGTACTAACATGTCGAATACAAAATCAGTTCAAAAGGTCAGTAACTTTTGTAGTGAAAAGACAATCTCCAAGTGATAACACCCAAAGTATATGGAAACTAGAAAACTAAAAACATTATCTTCTGCTAATGGATAATCAAAACacataatagcaagaaaattgtatttcttttttcctgttttcttttttataaatttataaacactGAGCAATATTTGCAGAATTTTCCACTAAAGCAACCAAACATCTACAAAGAAAATTCAGATGCAATAAGAGGAGCAAACAGACAATGTTATCTTGTTAAATTAGGTTTCAAGGACTATCCTTTGGAAGGGTGAGTAGATCCCCAGAAAACTTGatcacaaaaataaaagaaacaaatgGTGTCAGCAAGGAAGATAATGCATGGACATGATTAGAAAATAATCAATTATAAAACCTCCTGACAGTCATGATGAGCCTTGTCATGCATTTGCCTCAAAATTATATTACAAGGGAAGCAAGGATGTAAACTTCGACTTGCATCCCAATTAAAATATCAGATAAATTGAAAAGTCAATAACAAGTGCCACCAGAGTTGAAAGAACAAGAAAGGGAAAGGATAACATTCCTAAAGGTATATTCATCTGAAAAAGGAACACGCAGGGTCAAATCATACCACCAATTCTTGCCCATCAATGTTCAATTTACTAAGCAAGCGTAATGAACGAAGAACTCCTTCAGCAGACTCAAATTCGCAAAATCCAAAACCTTTAGGAGTACCATCAGAAGGATCTTGAGCACGTTTCCAACTCTTCACAGGTCCACAAAGCTTCAAAGACAcatcaaacaaaagaagaaagtAAAGAACATCAAGCATTAGAAAATTTTGACAGATCCACATCTTGGTTCTAATTTCATTGCAAAATATGTCATATCTACAAATGCAGTTATGGACACATAACGTACCGTGAGAATTGAAAGGAGAAATTCATTTTCTACTGTGGAAGCAATCTTGCCAACATAAACAGTGGTTTGTGGCTTCTCTGCAGGTGCAACAATAGGTATAAAGGGCCGGATAATAGGAGTTACTACAGGTGGTACACCACGAATACTTGGAATAGGAGGCCTTGGTATTTGTGGAATCACGCCGGCTGGTGGAATTGGACGTGGAGGAAATCCAGGACGAATCATTGTTGGGTAAGGTGCAGGGTACCGGGGCATTCCTGCAGAATAGCAGAAAATATCTATGCAAACTTATCAGATAGAATCCTTAAATTTATAAACAGCAACTAAAATTTCACAACATGAGAGCAAAATAAACAAGAAAACTTAAAAACATTTTTACCACACAATAAAAGTATACAAAGGATCACACCACAAAGATAGCATATACGACCAGCTGTAAGAGAAACCTGGGGGGGGGACATGCAAATAAATGTAATCTATCTCAAGTAAACTGGAGATTTGTGAAGACGGCCTTACCTTATCTACATCCTCGAAAACAATCTTCAGAAGTTACACCAGGAACTATATTTGCTGATCTCAGACCATGGCATTGTGCTATTCAATTTAGAAGCACTATGAACACATTGCTATAACTTAACTTATTTAAGAAAAAGTAAAACTAGTTCATTtccaaaaaaataagaaaaataataaggCCAAATGCACAAAGAAGATCAGTGTACCTTAGGAAAATGATGCAACCATCACTCAGATGCTAACAAGATCCACTGTTGAAACATTTAGGAATCCATGACAAGCGGAAGGGAGAGGACACCGTTTCATCCAACAAAGCGAAAGTATGTAACATGAAAAAGCACAAACACTAaccaaaatttatattttttgtattaACCTAAATAACAACCTCTAAGCAGAAAATAATACTTAATAGACAATCTGGTGCTGTAAATCCAACGTAACTAGAAGTATTTAAGCATACCAACATAACTGGAAGTGATCTTTTAAGAACCGCAAGAGGAAGCCTGCCAGTCTTTTCACCAATAACCTTTGGATGAGGCTGTAGGAGAAAATAAGATCATTGGTATCGGATGCAGCCAGTTTCTAACCCACCAATGGGTTCTTTTTTTCCATTCCCATTTTATTCTTCTAATTACCAACACCACTAACCCCAATGATCAACTCAGTATAGCACATCCACTCGTTAATATCCTAGAGAAAATGCTAGTGCAAGCAAAACTACGAAGCTCCACCATTTACATAATGCACTAAATATACTGACTATGTCAAAACAAACCCCAGGAAACATTTTTTCCTCAAAGAAAAGAATTATCAAGCCAAAAATGAATTATTACTACCAATGCTAGATTTCACATAAGGCGATGGAATCTAGCCAGATCAAAGAATAACCAAAGATGACGTTCAAACCAAATAGTGAGCTTTGTGATGATCAAGACAACCCACCCGGAGGAGGCATCCCCATCGGACCCTGTGGTGTAGGCATCGCCATATAACCATTTCCGACTTGACCGTAGGGCATAGGCGCCGCCCCCGGAGGCTGGCCGTGCACCTGGTAAGGAACACCTGGCCGAGCTGGCAGCCCTCCGCTCGCTGCACCGGGAGGCATCATCAAGGCCGGGGCTGGGACCCCCGGCGGCTGGATGCCAGGAGCCTGGAAAGTAGGGTTCTGCGCCATCGGATTCGGGACCGCGGAGTAATGAGGGACGGGAGGGGCGCCCAGGGGCCGGAAGGACGGCGCGAAGGACGGGACCGCCGGCGGCGGAGGAGCCACGGGGGAGGGGCTAGGGATGGGGTTGGACGGATTCGAGGCGGGGGTTTCTCCGGGAGCGCGAGGAGGTGCGGAGGAGGGATCGGCGGGGGCCGAGGAAGGGACGTTTCCAGCGTCGGAACTGTCGGCGTTAGGGTCTAGGGTTTGGGGGGAGGAAGGGGAAGCGACCGCCATGGTAGCAACCTTTCTTGAGGAGGACGGTGAGCAAATCGGGCGAAGAGCGGATGCAGGAATCGAACGAGAGGGGTTTCTTTTATTGAGCCCTCACGGAAGCACCCAACTTGGTCTCGAGCTTCGGGTTGTGCGGATCCGAAAAGAGATGAGTGTTGTCCGGATCCGAAGCCCAAATTCCAATATAACATATGGCGAGTAACTTGACAAAATAGAGGAATCTTGTTCGGATCCGAAGCCCGAAATCCAATAAACCTTCGTTTAATTATTTATTGCTTTGACATTTAAGCGTAGAATATTATCTGCCTTGCGGATCTATCTATCGACTTGCAAATATATCATTGATATTAAACTGATAATTAATTTAaactttaatttttaataataattgatGGGGGAATATTTAGACCCGAGTTGGATAGGACGAGAATAATTGAGTTGAAGTGAGCTCAATAGATCAAAGAGTAGGTACAGAGGCATGTTTCGACTAATCTAACTCGATTAGAGCGAGCTAAGGTGCGAATCGTCCAACCCAACAAGTTAGTTCGATTGGATTAGACATATAtccttgaaaataaaaaaataaaaaaataaattatgagcgAGTGAGTAAAATAAAGGGGTTATTAGGGGCATGTTATGATCAATTCGATTAGGTTAAACCGAGCTAGAGATGAGTCGTCCAACCAAACTAAACAATAAACTAAGCAGTGTAAGTTGACCCAATCGAACTAGGCATATAtccttgaaaataaaaaaataaaaagttattGTCCGTAGTAACGTAATATATCAAATTGTGCTTTAGCCAATCTAACTCGTTCAGATCGAGCTATAGATGCGAATCGTCCAACCCAACGAAGCAATCGAGTTAGCCCGATTGAGTTAGGCATATATAGTTTGTATTGTCTATCAAGTATTTACTAAAATATCTATTTATGAGATCCtgagttaatttttttttaaattttttttctattttataggtTTTCAAAGGATCATAAAATGTTTTAAATAGATTGACTGAGCTTCCCTAATGAATAGATTTCATAAGGTGCCAATTGGTGCGATGGTCAATCTCCAGAGGCAATAATAATGATGGCATATGTTATATTCTTAGGCACTAAGGTAACTCTCCATGACATTAACTATGTTGTCGGCTTCTTTTTCTTCATTAGTTGATGCTATATCCTTCAAAACTTATTCATGTGACACATATTTAGCTAATTTTGTTGGTTATCAGTCTTGGGATCTGATTTCTCCCAACACCGTAATGGGCTCAATCATGGTTCATGGATATGAGGTCCAATGAGAGTACGTATGAAGTGTAAAGAATTAATCCCAAACTAATGCAACTTAATTGGGATATTGCAATCTAATAGGTTCCCATGTTTCCATAATAATCATAACAGGATCTATTTTCTCCATGCAAATCTTATGCACAAACAGCAAATCCACGTTAATACGGAGACCGAGTCAACTATGTGTTTATAGACGATCTATATGTGGAGGACAACCTGATGTAGTTGCtgttttcttcctcctcctgtcAATTTAATGTCTTCTCTTCGCTCATATAAACCCTACTTTAGTGAATTCCAGTTGGAAGAGAAGCCCAACTTACCTATAACCATCAGAACTGGCCCAAAACCATTTCCACCCCattgctcctctctctctctcttctcttaccTTCACCGTTCAAGAAAGAGAGGTAACTTTTCTTATCGAAGCGTAAGAATTAATCGTTTGATCGGAATGAAGATTTCGCTTTGTTCATAAGGAGGCGATGGGAAGGAGAATAGCATTTCCATCGGAAGCCAACACCTCACTCCACCCGTCACTCGTCGTCTGCCTCGTAGTTGCATGGATCGCAGCCGTCATGGCCGTCGTCCTCTCCTTTTGCGCCACATGCAACCGCAAGTCCTCGAGCAAGCAGTCTTCTCCGCGGTCGTCACCGTCGAACGAATCCGTCGCGAAGCCTGCAGCTGAAACTACGCCTGCGGCTGCTGCGCAAGAACAAGACGAAAGCCCGGCACAAGAGATGCAGCAGCAGAagcaggaggagaaggaagaggagcaaGTGACAGTCATCGAGATGGCGCCCGACGTCGCGACGCATGGGCCCCTCCCTCCGACGGTGCTGCCGGCGTCGGCCTCGAAGCGGAAGCTTTCACTAAGCTTCGGAAAGGTGCCGGAGCGGCTGAGGACCAGCAGGAGGGAGCGGCACGGGAAGGGGAACGACTCGGAGGACTCGTTATGGAAGAAAACCATCATCCTGGGCGAGAAGAACAGGATCTCCACCGACGACGAGGAAGAGGTGGTGGACGAGAACGGGAACCGGCAGAGACACTACCACCCGAAGACGCCACGGTCGCGGCAGACTTCTCGGAACAACTCCTTCGCGCACCCCGACGAGACGCCGTCGTGAGCCACGGTCACCCGACGGAGAGTAGCCGGCGGCGATCGTTTTGGAGGCGCAACCTCCTGGGAGATGGGTGACCCATGCAAAACGTTGAATTGGTATAATCTCGTACGTGACGTACTTTTTGTATCGGTTTCTCTTCAACGAGTCAAGAATGGATTGTGCAAGCGTTCGTCAATTACAATACGAGTCGATGACACCTTTTGGTCGATTACTATAATCATCGAGTGAGAGTGAACCAAAATAAACAAAAACTTGTGATTTGATGTTAATAatacaacaaaaaggaaaaatctaGTAGGAAGTAAGCTAATCATCATTCGATATCTAATCCTCATATGATGTACAAAATATAAAATGAAGATGAAGGTCATCCTCCACCCGTGAATAAGGGTTCAAGGCAGATGGTTATAGATTGTTCCTCCTTTGTCGCTCATATGGATAAGAGGCAAAAAGAAAACTATTGAAAGTAATTAAATATTACCTCTCCAcataatatttcatgaaatattttattcctttacaATAAGATATAAAAGCTCACCTATAatacaaagaaaaaaagaggGCTTGACCTTTTCTGATAACTCACGTTTGCACTCTTAAACTTTGGATTATTAACTTGGGTGCTGGAAGGATCAGATCGAGAAACTTCTCCCGACCTTAGTCTTCGTGTGGATGGCATCTCGGGAGCTTAGCGTTTCTACGTTGGAGGCACCTCGGGCAACTTTGCATATATGAATCTGAACTACTTTGGGCTGACTAGGATGTCAATAACTTTTTCCCCTAATAGGAGGGCTCAATGTTATAGTAACAGACCCGTCCATTGACTCTCTCAATGAATACTCGATAGAGGAGGCTCTGCCCCTAACTCATAGTACTTTCACTCAAGCGGGACAGCAACCACCCTTTTCGCACATGAACACATTCACCTTGGCGCAAACGTCAATGTGATACTAACGTCTATTTAATGACCCAAGTCTCTCACCCCCGGGGGTGACCCCGAGCCACTTGCTCGTCCTTGTTGAGGTGTTCTTGAATCTCACCTAATAAGTAGgcatgtgagttgggaaaacccaacCTGCGTGAGAAGAAATTCGTCACAACGGAAGGACAAGACAAGATATACTTGAGGCACGAAAGTTGAGCAAACTCGACCTACAATAAGAGAAATAATGTAAAAGACAAAATGTGTCCAAGACACATGAGTTAGAAAAACCTGACTTGTATGAGGAGAAATCTATCACGATGGAAGTACAAGGTAAAATGTGCCCGAGgcatgtgagttgggaaaacccaacCCACATGAGGAGAAATCCGTCAAGATGGAGACACAAGACAAAATGTGCTCGAGGTACGTGAGTCGAGAAAACATGACCCACGTGAGGAGAAATTTGCTACAATAgaggcacaagacaaaatgtACTTGAGGTGCGTGTGTTAAGAAAACCCAATTTGTGTAAGAAGAAACTCGTCATGACGGGAGGTATGAGGCGAAATTTGCTCGAGGTATGTGAATCGGGAAAACCTGACTCACGTAAGAAGAAACCTGTCATGGTAGGAGACACAAAATAAAATATGCCCGAGGCACGTGTGCCGAGAAAACCCAACTTGCGTAGAAAAAAAGCTTATCATGGTGGGaagcataagataaaatatgctcaagATGCGTGAGTCAGGAAAACTCGACCTATGAAGAAGAAACTCGCAACGGTATgaggcacaagacaaaatgtgCTCGAGTCACATGAGTCGGGAAAACCCAACCCGCATAAGAAGAAACCCGTCATGGCGGGAGGCATAAGACAACATGTTCTCGATGCACGTATGTCAAAAAAACCCGACTTATGTAAGAAGAAATCTACCATGATAGAGGCACAAGTCAAAATGTGGTTGAGGCGCGTATGTCGAGAAGACCCGACCCACGTAAGAAGAAATCTGTCACAGCAGGAAGCACAAGATTAAATTTGTCCGAGGtgcatgagtcaagaaaacctAACTCGTGTAAGAAGAAATCAGCTATAACGggaggcacaagacaaaatatgctcGAGACGTGTGTGTCGGAAAAACTTAACCCATATAAGAGGAAACTCATCACAGCAggaggcacaagacaaaatgtgCATAAGGTGTGTGAGTCGGGAAATTTGACCTGCGTAAAAAGAAACTCGTCA
This genomic stretch from Musa acuminata AAA Group cultivar baxijiao chromosome BXJ3-9, Cavendish_Baxijiao_AAA, whole genome shotgun sequence harbors:
- the LOC135580939 gene encoding RNA-binding motif protein 25-like isoform X3, producing MAVASPSSPQTLDPNADSSDAGNVPSSAPADPSSAPPRAPGETPASNPSNPIPSPSPVAPPPPAVPSFAPSFRPLGAPPVPHYSAVPNPMAQNPTFQAPGIQPPGVPAPALMMPPGAASGGLPARPGVPYQVHGQPPGAAPMPYGQVGNGYMAMPTPQGPMGMPPPGMPRYPAPYPTMIRPGFPPRPIPPAGVIPQIPRPPIPSIRGVPPVVTPIIRPFIPIVAPAEKPQTTVYVGKIASTVENEFLLSILTLCGPVKSWKRAQDPSDGTPKGFGFCEFESAEGVLRSLRLLSKLNIDGQELVLNINQATREYLERYVEKKREKIKEAETGGPTKESNSKEGSETQDPAKPVEEGTKKDSEDSGDNENQDSSKKFGIVTDEDREADREALEKLTNMIEERLKNKPLPPPPIDGSAKSTCEVGSKSRDGDSDIDVVRSDAAEDKNDDETTSENKPGTESDKPETSSPDKSRRHDRSRERDRERDLKRDKERELERVERERERERVRRERERELKVREAERLYKDRLKEWESREREKEYQRQYEKEREKERERERRREILRQEEESSGDDDDDSRKRRRRSVILEERRRKRQREKEEDLDDRSKEEEEIAEAKRRALEEQQLKLDSRSPDQMIIEDENPIVQEEENFVEIKQIASVQATEVSGNTINNDGIFRNSSADDLNMVPVATSDTKQNNNIPARKLGFGLIGSGKRTTVPSVFHEEDDEDVDEKKMRPLVPIDYSTEELQAVQINASAPQPNLVAASEFAKRISGVNPKEEKSDVDRERNRRSSDKLSLRERDRNDDDSSRFKDESREKMHEKNVDREKGREDKQKTENKKLLDAKQLIDMIPKTKEELFVYEINWDVYDKHELHERMRPWISKKITEFLGEEEATLVDYIVSCIKDHIQASTMLEMLQSILDDEAEMFVLKMWRMLIFEIKKVETGLSVKSKS
- the LOC135580939 gene encoding RNA-binding motif protein 25-like isoform X1, whose amino-acid sequence is MAVASPSSPQTLDPNADSSDAGNVPSSAPADPSSAPPRAPGETPASNPSNPIPSPSPVAPPPPAVPSFAPSFRPLGAPPVPHYSAVPNPMAQNPTFQAPGIQPPGVPAPALMMPPGAASGGLPARPGVPYQVHGQPPGAAPMPYGQVGNGYMAMPTPQGPMGMPPPDIFCYSAGMPRYPAPYPTMIRPGFPPRPIPPAGVIPQIPRPPIPSIRGVPPVVTPIIRPFIPIVAPAEKPQTTVYVGKIASTVENEFLLSILTLCGPVKSWKRAQDPSDGTPKGFGFCEFESAEGVLRSLRLLSKLNIDGQELVLNINQATREYLERYVEKKREKIKEAETGGPTKESNSKEGSETQDPAKPVEEGTKKDSEDSGDNENQDSSKKFGIVTDEDREADREALEKLTNMIEERLKNKPLPPPPIDGSAKSTCEVGSKSRDGDSDIDVVRSDAAEDKNDDETTSENKPGTESDKPETSSPDKSRRHDRSRERDRERDLKRDKERELERVERERERERVRRERERELKVREAERLYKDRLKEWESREREKEYQRQYEKEREKERERERRREILRQEEESSGDDDDDSRKRRRRSVILEERRRKRQREKEEDLDDRSKEEEEIAEAKRRALEEQQLKLDSRSPDQMIIEDENPIVQEEENFVEIKQIASVQATEVSGNTINNDGIFRNSSADDLNMVPVATSDTKQNNNIPARKLGFGLIGSGKRTTVPSVFHEEDDEDVDEKKMRPLVPIDYSTEELQAVQINASAPQPNLVAASEFAKRISGVNPKEEKSDVDRERNRRSSDKLSLRERDRNDDDSSRFKDESREKMHEKNVDREKGREDKQKTENKKLLDAKQLIDMIPKTKEELFVYEINWDVYDKHELHERMRPWISKKITEFLGEEEATLVDYIVSCIKDHIQASTMLEMLQSILDDEAEMFVLKMWRMLIFEIKKVETGLSVKSKS
- the LOC135580939 gene encoding RNA-binding motif protein 25-like isoform X6, yielding MPRYPAPYPTMIRPGFPPRPIPPAGVIPQIPRPPIPSIRGVPPVVTPIIRPFIPIVAPAEKPQTTVYVGKIASTVENEFLLSILTLCGPVKSWKRAQDPSDGTPKGFGFCEFESAEGVLRSLRLLSKLNIDGQELVLNINQATREYLERYVEKKREKIKEAETGGPTKESNSKEGSETQDPAKPVEEGTKKDSEDSGDNENQDSSKKFGIVTDEDREADREALEKLTNMIEERLKNKPLPPPPIDGSAKSTCEVGSKSRDGDSDIDVVRSDAAEDKNDDETTSENKPGTESDKPETSSPDKSRRHDRSRERDRERDLKRDKERELERVERERERERVRRERERELKVREAERLYKDRLKEWESREREKEYQRQYEKEREKERERERRREILRQEEESSGDDDDDSRKRRRRSVILEERRRKRQREKEEDLDDRSKEEEEIAEAKRRALEEQQLKLDSRSPDQMIIEDENPIVQEEENFVEIKQIASVQATEVSGNTINNVDGIFRNSSADDLNMVPVATSDTKQNNNIPARKLGFGLIGSGKRTTVPSVFHEEDDEDVDEKKMRPLVPIDYSTEELQAVQINASAPQPNLVAASEFAKRISGVNPKEEKSDVDRERNRRSSDKLSLRERDRNDDDSSRFKDESREKMHEKNVDREKGREDKQKTENKKLLDAKQLIDMIPKTKEELFVYEINWDVYDKHELHERMRPWISKKITEFLGEEEATLVDYIVSCIKDHIQASTMLEMLQSILDDEAEMFVLKMWRMLIFEIKKVETGLSVKSKS
- the LOC135580939 gene encoding RNA-binding motif protein 25-like isoform X4: MAVASPSSPQTLDPNADSSDAGNVPSSAPADPSSAPPRAPGETPASNPSNPIPSPSPVAPPPPAVPSFAPSFRPLGAPPVPHYSAVPNPMAQNPTFQAPGIQPPGVPAPALMMPPGAASGGLPARPGVPYQVHGQPPGAAPMPYGQVGNGYMAMPTPQGPMGMPPPDIFCYSAGMPRYPAPYPTMIRPGFPPRPIPPAGVIPQIPRPPIPSIRGVPPVVTPIIRPFIPIVAPAEKPQTTVYVGKIASTVENEFLLSILTLCGPVKSWKRAQDPSDGTPKGFGFCEFESAEGVLRSLRLLSKLNIDGQELVLNINQATREYLERYVEKKREKIKEAETGGPTKESNSKEGSETQDPAKPVEEGTKKDSEDSGDNENQDSSKKFGIVTDEDREADREALEKLTNMIEERLKNKPLPPPPIDGSAKSTCEVGSKSRDGDSDIDVVRSDAAEDKNDDETTSENKPGTESDKPETSSPDKSRRHDRSRERDRERDLKRDKERELERVERERERERVRRERERELKVREAERLYKDRLKEWESREREKEYQRQYEKEREKERERERRREILRQEEESSGDDDDDSRKRRRRSVILEERRRKRQREKEEDLDDRSKEEEEIAEAKRRALEEQQLKLDSRSPDQMIIEDENPIVQEEENFVEIKQIASVQATEVSGNTINNVATSDTKQNNNIPARKLGFGLIGSGKRTTVPSVFHEEDDEDVDEKKMRPLVPIDYSTEELQAVQINASAPQPNLVAASEFAKRISGVNPKEEKSDVDRERNRRSSDKLSLRERDRNDDDSSRFKDESREKMHEKNVDREKGREDKQKTENKKLLDAKQLIDMIPKTKEELFVYEINWDVYDKHELHERMRPWISKKITEFLGEEEATLVDYIVSCIKDHIQASTMLEMLQSILDDEAEMFVLKMWRMLIFEIKKVETGLSVKSKS
- the LOC135580939 gene encoding RNA-binding motif protein 25-like isoform X2; protein product: MAVASPSSPQTLDPNADSSDAGNVPSSAPADPSSAPPRAPGETPASNPSNPIPSPSPVAPPPPAVPSFAPSFRPLGAPPVPHYSAVPNPMAQNPTFQAPGIQPPGVPAPALMMPPGAASGGLPARPGVPYQVHGQPPGAAPMPYGQVGNGYMAMPTPQGPMGMPPPGMPRYPAPYPTMIRPGFPPRPIPPAGVIPQIPRPPIPSIRGVPPVVTPIIRPFIPIVAPAEKPQTTVYVGKIASTVENEFLLSILTLCGPVKSWKRAQDPSDGTPKGFGFCEFESAEGVLRSLRLLSKLNIDGQELVLNINQATREYLERYVEKKREKIKEAETGGPTKESNSKEGSETQDPAKPVEEGTKKDSEDSGDNENQDSSKKFGIVTDEDREADREALEKLTNMIEERLKNKPLPPPPIDGSAKSTCEVGSKSRDGDSDIDVVRSDAAEDKNDDETTSENKPGTESDKPETSSPDKSRRHDRSRERDRERDLKRDKERELERVERERERERVRRERERELKVREAERLYKDRLKEWESREREKEYQRQYEKEREKERERERRREILRQEEESSGDDDDDSRKRRRRSVILEERRRKRQREKEEDLDDRSKEEEEIAEAKRRALEEQQLKLDSRSPDQMIIEDENPIVQEEENFVEIKQIASVQATEVSGNTINNVDGIFRNSSADDLNMVPVATSDTKQNNNIPARKLGFGLIGSGKRTTVPSVFHEEDDEDVDEKKMRPLVPIDYSTEELQAVQINASAPQPNLVAASEFAKRISGVNPKEEKSDVDRERNRRSSDKLSLRERDRNDDDSSRFKDESREKMHEKNVDREKGREDKQKTENKKLLDAKQLIDMIPKTKEELFVYEINWDVYDKHELHERMRPWISKKITEFLGEEEATLVDYIVSCIKDHIQASTMLEMLQSILDDEAEMFVLKMWRMLIFEIKKVETGLSVKSKS
- the LOC135580939 gene encoding RNA-binding motif protein 25-like isoform X5, with the translated sequence MAVASPSSPQTLDPNADSSDAGNVPSSAPADPSSAPPRAPGETPASNPSNPIPSPSPVAPPPPAVPSFAPSFRPLGAPPVPHYSAVPNPMAQNPTFQAPGIQPPGVPAPALMMPPGAASGGLPARPGVPYQVHGQPPGAAPMPYGQVGNGYMAMPTPQGPMGMPPPGMPRYPAPYPTMIRPGFPPRPIPPAGVIPQIPRPPIPSIRGVPPVVTPIIRPFIPIVAPAEKPQTTVYVGKIASTVENEFLLSILTLCGPVKSWKRAQDPSDGTPKGFGFCEFESAEGVLRSLRLLSKLNIDGQELVLNINQATREYLERYVEKKREKIKEAETGGPTKESNSKEGSETQDPAKPVEEGTKKDSEDSGDNENQDSSKKFGIVTDEDREADREALEKLTNMIEERLKNKPLPPPPIDGSAKSTCEVGSKSRDGDSDIDVVRSDAAEDKNDDETTSENKPGTESDKPETSSPDKSRRHDRSRERDRERDLKRDKERELERVERERERERVRRERERELKVREAERLYKDRLKEWESREREKEYQRQYEKEREKERERERRREILRQEEESSGDDDDDSRKRRRRSVILEERRRKRQREKEEDLDDRSKEEEEIAEAKRRALEEQQLKLDSRSPDQMIIEDENPIVQEEENFVEIKQIASVQATEVSGNTINNVATSDTKQNNNIPARKLGFGLIGSGKRTTVPSVFHEEDDEDVDEKKMRPLVPIDYSTEELQAVQINASAPQPNLVAASEFAKRISGVNPKEEKSDVDRERNRRSSDKLSLRERDRNDDDSSRFKDESREKMHEKNVDREKGREDKQKTENKKLLDAKQLIDMIPKTKEELFVYEINWDVYDKHELHERMRPWISKKITEFLGEEEATLVDYIVSCIKDHIQASTMLEMLQSILDDEAEMFVLKMWRMLIFEIKKVETGLSVKSKS